Genomic window (Numenius arquata chromosome 20, bNumArq3.hap1.1, whole genome shotgun sequence):
TAGTTGTAATCCTGGATAAAGAGCACCACCCTGTGGAGAGATTTGTCTTCGAGATCACCCAGCCACCTCTTCTTTCCATTAGGTAAAGTTTCCATTCCTGCTTGCCTGTAGCATCCAATGCCTGTCTCTGCGGCAGTGTTCGGAAGCAGCTCCAGGCCCCGGTACTTTGCTGCACGCCAGTAACAACTGCTGTCTCCCCAACAGCTCAGAGTCCCTGCTGTCCCACGTGGAGCAGTTACTGCGTGCCTTCATCCTGAAGATCAGCGTGTGCGATGCTGTGCTTGACAACAATCCCCCGGGTAAACACATCCATGCACGGCCTTGCTTGACTTGTGACACCAGTAGGTGGTGTCCCGTCCTCTGGTAGTTGTCCCCTGATCTGGAGCTTACCATTTCTCTTGCAGGTTGCACCTTCACGGTTCTGGTTCACACACGGGAGGCTGCCACACGGAACATGGAAAAGATCCAGGTGATAAAGGTGGGTGAGAGCTTTGGCTCCCTGACAGTGAGCaacctgcagagcagcaaagaCTGGAAATTAGTTTTTGGCATCTCTGAGGTTAAGGCCACTAGGTATTTTGAACGCATACATTAGCTTCACGTGATGCACTTCACAGCTTTGCTTTGCACATGTTAAAATGGTTTACACCAGTGAGGTGAGCGAGCACATTCACACACCAGCCACAACTGCAGACAAAAGCTGCTTCAACGCCTGACCTGAAGATGGTAACAACACTCACTGCACAGTGCCTGCTCACTCACTCAGAAGTACTCTAGCATAGAGAGCAGGTACTTGAATTTAagtaacaacaacagaaaaagcgCCTTTGCTTCACATCCACTGTGTTTGGATGGCTGATTCTTTATAAGTAGCGAGGAAGCCTCAGAGTCAAGTAAACTAGTGGGGTTTGAgtgcacaaatatattttttcttgcaggaaaGCACGTGCAGATCGCTTTTtaaagcaagacttttttttacagAATCCTTGCTTTGGTGCAGGgaaacttttttcccctaagcCAATTTATTTTGGGTGTCTTAAGGCACAATACAGCAAGCTAGTGAAGTACAGAATTATTGCAAGGGGAAAGTTTGCTCTATACTGCTTAGTCATGGAAACCAGTAGTACAGTCGGCCAACCTTTCACCTTACAAGGCAGAACAGAAATAAGTCCATGGCCTAAGCATTTTGGAGTTAAACGCTGGCGTAATGAATAGAACGTGCTAGTTGACGACAGCTAAGAGTGTATCTTTTAAAGAAGTGAGATGTCACCATTGGGATACGTGGGTTAATGTTATAGTTTGATGCTGTAACTAAAGATAATTATGCTGAGTCTCAGGGCCAAGTGTACAATGTTTTAAGTTTTGCTGTTATGAAAGGCTTGAGTTACCCGTTTCTTCCCTCAGCCACTAGATTTCTCATTCACTTAACGCTGACCTAGAGCTGAGAGCGAGCTCAGGGCTCACCTTACAGCCTCTGCCAGCCTCTCTGCAAATAAAGCACCTTGTGTTCCTGCCCCTAGGATTTCCCGTGGATCCTCGCTGACGAACAAGATGTGCACATGCACGATCCCCGGCTCATTCCCCTGAAAACGATGACATCTGACATCTTAAAGGTGAGGTGCCAGAGGTGCCAGAAACTGCATGTAGTTCTAAGTCTTGTCTACTCTGATGCCAGCTCTGCAGTTTCTCTAGGGTGACAATTTTAATACTGCTGGGCAGTAGCCTGTGCCACTAATGAAAACAGGGCAAGACTCCTCATAATAAAATAGGAAACCTGGTTATGGGGGAAGGTACAAACTCCTCCTCTTTAGCCTGTTGaggacttttttcccccattcacCTACCTGCATGTCAAAGGGAGCTGATGCTTGTTTCTCTCCTCCAGATGCAGCTGTATGTAGAAGAGCGAGCCCACAAAGGCACCTGATTCCAAATCTTCCTTGCCTTCAAGCCTCATCTGATCTTCCAGTGGAATAAGATACAACACAAACCATACCTTGATAACCGTCTCTTCAGCTGGCCTTCCGGGTGAATGTAGAGCAGCTGCTGCCTCGATTTCAAGTGCTCTTACCACTGTATATAGAACTGACTTGGAATGTGGAGCCAGAGCCTGTTCCCTTGTACGCTCACGTGTGAGAGAGTGAGTGTAGGTTTTGTTACAGCCAGTCCCTGGGGGCAGGACGTGGCCGCTGCAGCGCGCAGTCAGCGCTTTGTACAGATCCAGTTCTCACCTCAACAGGGCATCTCCATTGCACATCGTAGCGATACACAGCGATCTGTTACGTGCTCCACTACAGCAATGGACTCGTACTAAAGGTGAGCGAGGCCTTATGTAGTGTCTGTCCACTGTGACTGTCCCAACTAGTCTTCAATAAATATGAAGTTTTACTCCAGTTGAACTAGGCTGAGTTCTGTCCAAACCAGCCTCCCCCCTTCACtaaggaagtatttttatttcctgtggaGCTTCCACCACATTCCACACCTTTCCTGGAACACACGTGTGGGATCTGTCAGTTCCTACGAGAGGCTATTACAACCTCGGTCTTTCCCCTTTCCATGGGAGAGCTTTCACCCACAAGTGGTATTAGCAAGGTGGAGTTGGTCTGTCCAGCAAGGACACATGACAAATGTCCTACTCCTCGCAGAACAGACAAGGGAAACACTAATCCTACACCTATCGAAGCAGATGGAAGAAGGCCTTAGTATTGGCTCTGTGCATACAGGGGTAGGAGATGTGGTTtatagtatcacagaatcacatggggttggaagggacctctggagatcatctagtccaaccccctgccaaagtaggtccacccagagcagcttgCACgggaacatatccaggcaggtttttgaatgtccccagagaaggagactccaccacctccctgggcagcctatatAGCTCAGATATATTTGAGCTGAGCTTGTTGCTCAGACAATTTGATAAGACAGTGTAGTACCTCTCTACTTCCTCCCAGTAAAAAAATGCAAGTATACTATAGATGCAGGTTTTGCACTGCTTTAACGTTTTATATAGGGTTAGACTCTTCAGTACAAACCACATACTCTGGGAGTAAAAAGGCAGCATGGAGAAAGCCCAGCACAATCAAAAGGCACTTATGCTGTAAGGTAACCACCTTCCGGGATTCCTGATCTCCTCTTTCTGTAGCTGTTTATTCAAACAACGATGGGCTGTATTGGGACAGGGAAGGTATATACCATTTTGATCACATAGACTTACGGAAACGGTAAGAAATTAAGTACTAGTgacacagcatttctgaaaaagcaTTGACAGTTCCCTTATGAAAGGGCTGATGTGAAAGATACATGTTTTTatacataattaaaatgaaacaggaaaatactATACAAAATAAGTCTCTGTAGCAGAGCCCTTGAGGACAGCATTGATaatctgaaatgaaacattttagccTTCTCTTTTGTAAGTtccataaacaaaaaaagaaaggttttctaTTTAAGACTTAAGCATTTAGCTGTAGCACAAGGACATAATAAGTAGAAAAGACAGATGTCATATTTAATTGTCCTGATCTTCCTCCTGTGGAAGGGCACTAGTAATTGCAGTAAAATCCATGGTACAAGAGAACGAAAGAGGAAGACAGAAGTCCTTCCAGAGGGCTGGGCCTGCAGGAGTTCTGCTGCGAGAAGAACTAGCCGCTTCTACTTGAGATCATCTGTGCAAGACAaagccaggacacccacccagggACGTACAGAGAAATAAGTGCACCTGAGACCACCCGGTCACAGTCCTGAGGTAAAAGCAGACACTTCTATTGTGCCTTCATAACCGTGTCATGGGTCCGATGGTGATGCTGGTGTTTGTCACTCGGATCCCGTACCATCCTGCCCAGAACTGAGTGTCTTGGCCTCCATGCTGAAACCAGATGTAACGAACTCCGGGTGGGTAATTCTGGAAGGTgtgagagatctggagagaaagaagaaaattcctcTTAATTTGCCTAAATAAACCTGTACTGACCTAGACACTCAAACAACTATAGTATGTGAGTCTTGGTCTCAGGAAAAATTCATTCTAAGGTATCTTTAATTGAAAGTGCACCATAATCCTTTCTTGACGGATGGGTAAAAAGCCTCTCTCATTCAGCCTTCTGCCCTGAAGTCCTCCCCAAGTCAAACATAACATTAAGCTTGATTCTTGGGTGTGTTTATCACATAAGCAACAACATAATGGGGAATCTACAGCCAAACTAATTGAACACATTTGGCAGTTTAAGAAAAGTAATGTCTGCAACACTTCAAATTACATCCCTGCTGTAGTTCTAAAACAAAGCTTTTTGATGCAATAAAAACAAGAACTGTGCTCTTGGACTTAGTTATTTAGACAAAAACTTAAGtaaaaaaccagaaacaattaAAGAGACTGAGCTAAAATGACACAGGAGCCCAGGGGATACTCCAGCGAATCCTGGGCACCTACTAAATGAACACAGCTCTCACAGCAGTACTGTGTCTTCAGCGTTGTCAACAGCAAGGACTTCCTTACCTTTCATATTGAGTAGAGAACactgaggagcagagaaggaaggTCCACTTGGGACTTTTGGCCAGGTAAGACTTGCAGGATTCAAGTGTCACAACACTGATACAAAGCTACGgcccccagggctgctgctcaCCTCTCTCCACATGGCGTCACTCCACTGCTCTATGACCACTGGCTCGGGGTGGAACTCCTCAAGGACAATGTAGTCTTCAGAAAGCAGCCTCACTGTCAGCTCGTAGCGACACCCACAGTCAAACCTGGCAGAATACCTAGAGGGGAGTAACCAAGGAGCAGGGTTGTATCTACAGCATTCAGTTTTTCTTTAGTGTTCAAAACTAGTATCCAAGGGGATCCCTGTCTGCAGAGGAAAAGGAATGTCATCCCCACAGCTATGAAGAAGTTCTAAAGCTTCCAGCTGTCCTGCTCGTCACAGCATTGCCACCTCTCTACAGCCCACTGAATAAACTCAGATTTAGCTCATGCTTTGCTCAAGAGCTACAACTCCCAAAGGATAAAGAACTAATTTTACAACATGAAAAGCTCCGGAGGCCTAGCTTAGCTCTAGGCCAATGCCAGAAATTCTAGTTTTCAGTGCATACACTTACCAGTCCTTGACTACAATTTCAGGCCGTTTCTCATCCATCAACTGATTCCAGTATCCTTCTTTCTGCAGGTTAATGAGTTGAGACTTGAAGCATGGCCTGCAAGAGCAAAAGAAATAGTTACACCTTCACAAAATACATCTCTTCCCTCTTAGCGTCCACACTTTGCCTGACAGTTTTACCAAAAGCCCACCCAGACCTGAAGGCCCACAAGGCTGACATGGCCAAGGCACGTCATTTTCTGTAGCCAGAACTAACCAAGGAAGTGATCAGCTTCACTCCCAGATAAAAGCTGGATTAAGAGGGGTCCCTGTACGTGTACAGCATATATTGAACAAGAAACTACTGCTTAATGGATGTAAAAGCAGTTAATCCCCCGCTGTTGACAGCTTTTATTGCAAGCTGTTACCGTGACAGACACACCTACCGCTCCTAGAGGTTACAGAGCTTTGACCTCATCAGGTAAGCACACATAATTAGCTTACTTAACCTTTGCCCACCGCCTCTGGTAGAAGAGAAGCAGAGATCCCGTGTGGGTTATCATGACTATAAAAAAGTTACAGGGAATTCCTGGCAGAGACAGAGGAGTTTAGCACATGCTGCGATTCTCTCAGCAGCGCACCTGTCTCTTTAGACTAACTAGTATAAAAGGTTAATTAAGCTCCTTCCTTTGCCCACCCATGGGCCAAGGTTCAGTGACCCGCCTCCAGCCGCCTAACTTCAGACAGACAGGAGGAAGCAGGTCTTCCAGCTCCAGGTTACTGGAATCCAGCTCTTACCCATATGAAGTGACAAAGTATTTGTGTACTTCGGGGTCTGGCATCATATTTCCATGAGCTCCAGGCAGATTCTCAATCTTCCATTTATCTCCTTCATTTTTATCAAGTTTCCAGTGCCGAAATTTCTCTAAAAACGTAGATACCAACACGAGCGTTAGGACCTCCCTTCAGTTTCCAGCAGTATCTCTGCTGTTGCTACAGTCTCGGGTACAGCACAATACTCAGAACCTGCTTTGATGAGtttttccactgtatttttcCTACAGCTGGAAGTGACTCCTACTTTACGTTGCCATTACTTTTAATGTGGCTGTCAGCAGCTCGGACAATAGGTACCAACTTTCTGACCACATCAGAAACTCATAATCAGTAATAAAGTAGAATTACTGTAATCGTATTAATCACGTCTTTGACAACAAAAGTCCCCCAGCTGCCTGAGTCTTTAATCccaacacccgacagcttcattAGCATATTGCTGTGCAAATTAACCGTCACTGCCCACAGCGCTGGGCCTTAGTCACTCCAGGGATTTTTCTGGTCACAACCACAGATATGTATTTACCAGAACTTCATCTACCCACGGTATTTTTATCGCAGGCGTTTACTCGTGGATCTGACCCCGCAGAGATCCATCAGTAGCCGGACAGTCCAGCAGCACTTGAGTAACGCAAGACACTGACTCATTCTGACTGTTAGGAAACTCTTAGCTTCCtactataaataattaaacaaaccTTCGGCGCAGGGGTTTTTGATTAAGTTTCTCTTCAAGTTGCAGAGCATGTAGAAGATCTTCCAGTCAGTGACGCTTCTGTCCAAATTCTGCCTATAAAACCCCTCTCGCTGGCACTTGCGTTTCCACAGGGTGGTCAGGTCCACCACGTACCGCCACTGCCTGCAGACCAGCCTGCAGGCGCGGACCAGGTCCCGGGCCGGGAGCAGGGACAGCAGCTCCACCAGCACATCCTCGGGGAGGTCCAGGACGGTTGTCATGGCAGACCGACGGCTTCCGCGCCGGGCTACGCGACGGAAAATCCCGGGGCCCCTACAGCGCCGAGCTTCgggaaacaagcaagagtttGCACTAATTACTCCCATAACTCCATAACGAACCGCGCCCCCCCGGCGCCTCCGTCCGTccatcccccccccggccccgacccCGGCCCCACCTCCGGACGCGGATGttcggcggcggcgcggcccttccgcagcgggcggggcggggcgggggggcggcgccgcggccccgccgagACCGCCCTTCTCCgggggagcccggcccggcccccgcccgctgCAGAGCCGCGGCCGCCCGCCCAGCAGCGCCCAAGGTaggagcgcccggcggctccccccggGGACggaacgggacgggacggggggcaCCGCGCCGTGAGCCGGAGGGGCTCTGCCGGGCTGTCTGGGCTCGGAAGGGaaggcacggggaggggggacagggagccGGAGCGCGGCAAGGGATGGGCGCTACCGGGGGGGGTGGTCTGCTGGTGGTGGGCCGGGTTTAGGGTACCGAGAGTCGGGGTGGAAAAGGGAAACCGGGCGGGGACCTTCACCCCGCCCCGAGTGCGGAGGGAACCCCGGCTGAGCGGGGAGAGCGGTGAATGCTCCATCACCGGGCGGGGAGGCATGCGGGATTCCTGCAGGGGAGGAGGCCAGCAtgatctctctttttcccttttttcttttttaaataatcacattTTACCCTTCAAGGCTGCGGTTGAGGGGTGGAAGGTGTGTGTTTGGGAAGGAGTCCCCAGTGCTACCCCTATAAAAACCAGGGAATTTTAAATGTCAGTTTCCTCCTCCTGTCTGCAGTGCAGATAAGGGACACAGGGCAGCTCTGCGTCTGGAACATCCAGATTCAGGATGCTGCTATAGTAGTGACTGCCTATTTCTTCCCTCCCTTGCCAGATTGAGCACTGCTGTATTTCATCAAGCAGCATGTCAGGATATTTCACCTGCTTTGTTCCTAGTGCTCTCCAAGGCTTAGTGACTCACTCCTGAGGAGTTTGGCTGCATCTAGACAGTTCCCTGCAGTCTCAGCTGGGATAAAAGCAGTGTCACAGTGTGTCCCACACTGATGACATGGGGACTCTGAATCTGCGCACTCATCTTGTCCTTACTCCTGCAGCACCCGGCCCTAGAATTCAGGGCAGCAGAGAGCTGTTGGGAGTCAGCATGGAGAATTAGCACTTGAGGTTAAAATACACGCTTCTGACTTAATTGCTCAGGTTATAAGGCCATAGGAAGAAGGAATATTAGAGAGTATCAGCTGAGTTATTTTCTCTTGTGCTCAGACCTATGCTTCATCCAGACTCATGACTAAGGAAATTAAGTGCCAGCCCCTTGAGGGAAAGTCTTTCAGATACAGAACGAGCCACTGCAGATGTGGTTGCCAAGATGCTCACTACTGATAGTTGGGTACTGCTCTGCAGCGTTTGTTACCAGGGTTGTTCTTAGAGGCAGAACAAACACCCAGATACCTGCCTCTGCAGAGGAAGTCATTACTAAGAAGCTGATTTCTGCAGCAACAGAGATTTCTGGAAGGATTGGTTCCAGTCTGGGAAGCTGACAAACTGTCCACAATTGCAGATGTCAATCCCTTGCATTTTGTGAATAGATTTAACTGAGAGCTTCACTTAGAACATAAAATATTGATCTGCTCACATGCTACAGGGTATTAACTTAATAGGGGTCAGAGGGCTTGAGGTTAGGAAGTAATCTGTGTCCCCAAAATCGTGCTTTCAGATAACAtgcttattttgccttttttctaatGCATCAGTGTTTGACATCACCTAGGGTGGGGGACCCCATGTCTGAAGGACCACTGTgtcacccctccttccccctttctctctcagaaagctccatccagcctggcccaaGGATGGAGTCCCTCCCTGAAGCAGTCCTCATCAGAATCCTGGCTTCCATACCTGCAGTGGATTTGGTGCTGGCGTGCCGCCTGGTCTGCTGCCAGTGGAAGAACCTGGTCGATGGAGCCGCGCTTTGGATCCTGAAGTGTCAGCAGGAAGGCCTCACTGGAGCAGAGTCAGAGGAGAATGCAGAGAACTGGCAAAACTTCTACTTCCTgagtaagaaaaggaagaatcTCATCAGGAACCCATGTGGTGAAGGTGAGAGACAAGCATAACAAGCCCCCAGATTTCACAGAGGCGACCAGTCACTGGGAACTGGGCATCTCCAGTCTTTGAAAAGAGGTCTTAGTTGCCACCAGGTTGCAGCATTTTCCTCTTGCCCAACAGTCAAATCGCTTAATGCATGTGGTCATATCATTTAATGGGCATGAAGGCCTTTGATACTCAGCCTTTGCAAAGGGCTCTACTTGACGTCAACCTTATATAAGCCCCTGCAGGGATACAAGTCACATTTGAGACACATAAATGTCCTTTGCGGAACCCCTGTCCCAGTGATGGTAGTGGCACCTGAGTTTCCACATTGGTTCTTGTCAACCCAGGACAGGAAAGATCAAGCCTTTCCCCACTCAGGAGCCAGTCTGCCCTTGGCTCACCAGGCACCTCAGGCTTCCTTCCTTGAAGCAGCTCAGGCAAGTCCTGTTTGTACCCTCCTTACCACATCCCATGTTACAGAGCTGCGCTCAAACCCCATCTGCCATTATTCTGATAGTCGATGAACTTCACTTGCCagatctacaagacccttagcaataagCAGCAGTAACCAAGCCTCACAAcccaagcagcagcaaacacGTTTCACACATCACAGACCAAAGCAATACTGAGACAGCTTCTCCATTTTGCTTACAGCTTATTTTTCTGCAAGCTTTTCCAACAGCCACATTCCCTCTGGCTAAGACCAGAGAAGCCCAATGTTTAAGGCCATACTGCTTCTAGAAACACCACTCAGCAATTTAGAAACTGTAGAAATAAAGCAATCAGCATCTCTCCCCAGGCTATTCCCATGTTATGACACTGAAAGTGCTGACACGCGGTTCAGAATACCTAAATAATTTCGCTGGAATACTTTCttaaataaacacacacatgcacagccaTTTTGGTGGGGAATGTTAAAGTTTGTTACTATTAAAGTTCAACCAGACTAAATGTTTTTTGCTTGAGCTCTACTTAACAAACATCTCCATAGATCTTCATACAAAATTAGTGCTGCATCTACCAGCATACCTGTCACCAGCCAGAGAAAGGGTCCAGCAGGAGAAGGTCAGGTTCCCCAGGCCCACAGAAATTAAGACTCATCCAAATCTCTTTTCTGCCACCTGCAGACGACTTGCAGCACTGGGGAGAGGTAGAGAATGGAGGTGATGGCTGGAAAATTGAAGAGCTCCCTGGGGACTTTGGAAAAGAATTCCCTAGTGAAGAAGTCCATAAATACTTTGTCACATCTTATGAGTAAGGGTGCTTTCTTCTCTTACTCAAGGAAGGGGACATTTTTGGTTCCCTCAGTCCCAGGAGAAAAACTGTGATACCAATTAACATCTCGTGTTTCAGGTGGTGTCGGAAGGCGCAGGTCATTGACCTCAGGGCTGAGGGCTACTGGGAAGAGCTGATGGACACAACCCAGCCTAAAATCGTGGTAAGAGACTGGTAAGTAGCGAGGATGCCTcagaaggcaggcagggagggcataTACCTGCACTGGGCCTTAAAACCTCAGCTGTCACATCCCCCAGATGTGGGACAGGGCTGGTTCTGGGCTTACggacccaccagcagctcccatggGCTTCAAACTTGGTGCGTATGGCCTCTAAAGACCAGGTTCCTGCTGTGAATGAAGGGAAGTGGTGGATGGGGGTAAGAACCATTACAGATTTCCACCTCAAACCAGCGTCCCAGTAACTTGATGAGATTGGTAGAGCCCACACTCAGCAAGATGCAAGTGCATGCTCTGGCTCTTTGCCGAGCTTACACAAGCTGGCAGCTTGGATCTCCTTGCAGGTATGCAGGACGCAGTGATGCCGGCTGCCTCTATGAGCTCTGTGTGAAGCTGCTCTCAGAGAACGAGGATGTTCTGGCTGAGTACAAAAGCGAGACTGTTGCCATCCCACAGGACAGTGACGCCAACTGGACTGAGGTGAGTTACAGCTGTGGGCTCAGCAGGTGACACCCAACCTGCATGAATCGGGACTACTTTcaagcagagagaagcaggagagttctcctggaggaggagaaggctctgTCATGTGTTCTGTGCAGCCATGACCCTGTGATTGAACAGGATTATTAATGTGAGGCTACCTTACATAAAACTTGGAAACTTGCTGAGCCACCGCTGCAGGTGTAAGATGAAGGAGATGCCCAACTGGGAGAGGTTCAATGGCCTCTGAACAACAATGGGATCAAAGCTCCTTCCAGTCACTCCCACTGTAAATGTCCTCATTGTTACCCAGCCTGGTAGGTGTGACTCGGGCGGGGGGGCTGAAGGCTCTGTGCACTAAGGAAGGGTAGGTTCATGGTGGTTTGACACTTGCCAACAACCATTTTGTCTCTTGCCCCAAAGATCTCCCACACCTTTTCCAACTACGGGCCGGGGGTTCGCTTTGTCCGCTTTGAACACGGTGGCCAGGACACACTATTCTGGAAGGGATGGTATGGTGTAC
Coding sequences:
- the LOC141473986 gene encoding F-box only protein 6-like isoform X2 is translated as MTTVLDLPEDVLVELLSLLPARDLVRACRLVCRQWRYVVDLTTLWKRKCQREGFYRQNLDRSVTDWKIFYMLCNLKRNLIKNPCAEEKFRHWKLDKNEGDKWKIENLPGAHGNMMPDPEVHKYFVTSYGPCFKSQLINLQKEGYWNQLMDEKRPEIVVKDWYSARFDCGCRYELTVRLLSEDYIVLEEFHPEPVVIEQWSDAMWREISHTFQNYPPGVRYIWFQHGGQDTQFWAGWYGIRVTNTSITIGPMTRL
- the MAD2L2 gene encoding mitotic spindle assembly checkpoint protein MAD2B isoform X2, which gives rise to MTTLTRQDLNFGQVVADVLSEFLEVAVHLILYVREVYPIGIFQKRKKYNVPVQMSCHPELNQYIQDTLHCVKPLLEKNDVEKVVVVILDKEHHPVERFVFEITQPPLLSISSESLLSHVEQLLRAFILKISVCDAVLDNNPPGCTFTVLVHTREAATRNMEKIQVIKDFPWILADEQDVHMHDPRLIPLKTMTSDILKMQLYVEERAHKGT
- the MAD2L2 gene encoding mitotic spindle assembly checkpoint protein MAD2B isoform X1, yielding MRRGTGDAGNPGGLGCMVRGEVLGKMTTLTRQDLNFGQVVADVLSEFLEVAVHLILYVREVYPIGIFQKRKKYNVPVQMSCHPELNQYIQDTLHCVKPLLEKNDVEKVVVVILDKEHHPVERFVFEITQPPLLSISSESLLSHVEQLLRAFILKISVCDAVLDNNPPGCTFTVLVHTREAATRNMEKIQVIKDFPWILADEQDVHMHDPRLIPLKTMTSDILKMQLYVEERAHKGT
- the FBXO2 gene encoding F-box only protein 2 yields the protein MESLPEAVLIRILASIPAVDLVLACRLVCCQWKNLVDGAALWILKCQQEGLTGAESEENAENWQNFYFLSKKRKNLIRNPCGEDDLQHWGEVENGGDGWKIEELPGDFGKEFPSEEVHKYFVTSYEWCRKAQVIDLRAEGYWEELMDTTQPKIVVRDWYAGRSDAGCLYELCVKLLSENEDVLAEYKSETVAIPQDSDANWTEISHTFSNYGPGVRFVRFEHGGQDTLFWKGWYGVRVTNSSVTVEP
- the LOC141473986 gene encoding F-box only protein 6-like isoform X1; the encoded protein is MDGRRRRGGAVRYGVMGVISANSCLFPEARRCRGPGIFRRVARRGSRRSAMTTVLDLPEDVLVELLSLLPARDLVRACRLVCRQWRYVVDLTTLWKRKCQREGFYRQNLDRSVTDWKIFYMLCNLKRNLIKNPCAEEKFRHWKLDKNEGDKWKIENLPGAHGNMMPDPEVHKYFVTSYGPCFKSQLINLQKEGYWNQLMDEKRPEIVVKDWYSARFDCGCRYELTVRLLSEDYIVLEEFHPEPVVIEQWSDAMWREISHTFQNYPPGVRYIWFQHGGQDTQFWAGWYGIRVTNTSITIGPMTRL